The Sphingomicrobium aestuariivivum DNA window CGCCGGACGGCTTTCCTCGAGATAGTCGGTGATCGTCGAGGGCGAGACGAAGCCCACCGCGTCGCGGTCGGCCGCGTCGATCATGTCGCCGGTGCGATAGGCAAAGGGGCCGGTCGCGAACATCGGGTCGAGCGCCAGTCCGCTCCCGACCACGGTTTCGGGGCTGAGCGTGGCCACTTCGCCCTCGATCCCCTCGGCGCCGAGCAATGCGGCAAGCGCGCGCCCTTCCTCGGCGACCACCGTGGGCGTGGGCTTGTCGAGCGCTGCGCCGCCGAGGTTGTAGACGGGCTGGACGAGGCCGATCGCGAGGAACAGGCCGACCGCGGGCTTCAGCCAGTGCTTGTCCACGAATGCCCCTCGGTCGCGCGCCCAGGCCAGCCCGAGGCCGACGAACAGCGGCGGCAGGAGCGGGATCGCATATTGGCGATGGATCGGCGTCGGCGCGAGCGTGGCGACCAGTCCCGCGAGGATGGCAAGGTCGGTGAGCAGCAGCGCGGGGATCTGGGCCTCGCGGGCCTTCAATGAGCGCAGCCGCAGCAAGGTGTAGAGGACGAGCGCGAGCAGCGCGGGTCCCCGCACCAGCGTCAGCAGCCCGTCGATGGCCTTCATGCCCAGCGTCAGGCGGTGGGCGCGGCCATTGGCCTCGTACCAGAGGAAGGGCGCCTCGGCATGATAATGGAAATTGCCATAGTCGAAGGCGGTCGGCGCGGTCTCGCGGATCCACAGCATCGGCACCAGCGCCAGCACCACGCCCGCGCTCGTCACCAGCGTCGTCGCCACCGCACGGCGCTTGCCCATCACCCCGAAGATGGCGGCGAGCAGCGGGAAGGCGGCAAAGGCACCCGCCATCACCGCATAGCTGATCTTGGTGCCCGTCGCGGCGCCGATGGCGAGCCCCGCGAGCAGCCACTTGTAGCGGCGCCCGGGTTGCGCCGGATCGACCGCGCCCATCGCGACGAAGAAGGCGAAGGCGAGCAGGAGCGCTGGCAGCGCATCGTTGCGCACCAGCGTCACCCCGAACAGGAAGGCATGGCAGAACCAGATGGCGCCCGCCGCCATCATCGCGTGATGCCGCGCCACCCCGCCCTCGCGAAGCGCGCCATAGACGAGCGCGATCACGCCCGCCCCCATCAGCCCCGAGAAGAGCCGCGCGGCGAGGAGGCCGTGCCACTCGGGATCGCCGAACAGCGGGGCGAGGACATAGAGCTGGTAGGGCGTCTGGAGGTAGAGGAAGTCGCGGAACGGCGACATCCCGCCCGCGACCAGTTCGGCGGCGGCAAGATATTGCGTCTCGTCATGGTCGATCGGGCTCAACAGCGCGATCAGCGGCAGGCTCGCCATAAGGAGGACGAACAGGAGCGCATGAGGATGGGCGCGCGCCCGCGCGGGCGTCATTCGCCTGACGATGTCGATCATGGATGAACCCGCTAAGATGTTGAACCTTTTGCCGAAATTGCCCCTTTACCATGTCGCGCCTGAAGTCAAGGGCGCTGCGGCGCCTCGCCTGTTCAAGATGGACCGAAGGCGCATTTCGATCCGATCCGGAGCAAACCTGCCCCGGCCCGCACCATAGCGGTGAATGCCCTAACGAGTTGGTAAGGTGGTCGCCTTTATTCCTCGGGCAGGACATGACGACGTTGCGCCATGCAATGATCTCCACTTCGGCAAAGGAGGCCCCCTTGAGCGACCAGATGATGGAAACCACGCTCTATTCGCTCGACGAGGAGACCCCGTCCGCCGACCGCCTCGACCAGCGCGATGGCGAGCGTCACCTGACGCTCTACCGCGTCGGCTCGGTGATGCTCGGCGACCGCCGCGAACTGTGCCTCATCAAGAACATCTCGGCGGGCGGCATGATGATCCGCGCCTACTGCCGCATCGCGGAGGGCGATGCGCTCACCGTCGAGCTCAAGAATGGCGAGCCCGTCTCGGGCAAGGCGATCTGGACCAAGGGCCAGAATGTCGGCGTCCAGTTCGACGAGAAGATCGACATCCTCTCCATCCTCTCGACCTCGATGGAAGGGCCCCGCCCCCGCATGCCGCGGATCGAGGTCAGTTGCCCCGTCAGCCTCTATGTCGACAGCCACCCCATCCCCGCGCAGGTCGAGGACATCAGCCAGGGCGGGGTCAAGGTCGCCGTCCGCCAGCCGCTACCGCGCGGGGAGAAGGACCTCGGGGTGGCCTTGCCCGGCATGGCGCCGATCCGCGCCTCGGTGCGCTGGCAGAGTGACGAGAGCGCAGGGATCACCTTCAACACGCTCATGCCGCTCGGCGACCTCGTCGCCTGGCTCGAACGCCAGCGCGCGCCCATCTCCAAGGCGAGCTGAGCGCTCTCACGACTTCGTTTCGAAAAGGCCGCTGCGCGCGGCCCGAACGACGGGCCTAGTCCTCGATCTGGGCGCCGGGACCGCCAAACAGCCACTCCTGCGCGAACTTGCGTTCGCCGTCGCTGAGCTGGCTGGTGCGCACCGGCGGACGCTTGGCCGCGCTCTGGGCACGCATCTTGGGCGCGGGCACATGGCGCAGCACCACTTCGGGCTCCAGCGCCTGGGCAAAGGCGATGCCGGCGCGGCCATTGGCGCTCCACGCCACGCGGCCCGGGACCGACAGCCCCTCGCGGCGGAACAGCACGCGGCAGCCCTCTACCGGCAGCTTGTCGGCCTCGACCAGCGCGCCTTCGGCGGACAGGTTGCGCAGGCGCACCTCTTTCTGGCGCCCCCCGCATTCGAGGGCGGCTTTCATGTAGAAGCTCGAGCGCGGGCTCTTGCGGTTCTGCGGTGCGTTGCTCTCGTCCATGCCCCGAAATTAGGCGCGGGCGAGTAAATGCCGGGTTAAAAACGGGGCCGAAATCACGCCCTGCGAATGAGCCGCAGCATGAAGTTGTTGGCGGGCATGGCGACCCGTTCGGCAAGCTCCAGCCCGCGCTTGCCAGCGGCCACCGCGAGCGTCTCCACCTTGCGCAGCCCCCAGGCGCGGTCACGACCGCGCAGGCTCTCGTCGAAAGCAAGGTTGCTCGGCGCGGTCTCGACATCCTCCGCCAGCCATGGCCCGTAGAAGATCAGAGGTGCGCCCGGTGCCAGCAGCCGCGCCGCCCCGTCGAGAAGCCCGAGCGTCGCGCCCCACGGCGCGATATGCGCCATGTTGATCGACAGCATCGCATCGGCCTCGCCCACCGGCCAGTCGGCCATGCCCGTGTCGATCTCGACCGGCGGGAGGAGATTGTCGGGCCCGCCCTCGCGCCATGCCGCGATCGAGGCGAGCGCGGCGGGATCCATGTCGGAAGGTTGCCAGTCGAGTTGCGGGAAATGTTCGGCAAAGGCGCGCGCATGCTGCCCCGTCCCGCTCGAGGTCTCGAGCACCAGCCCCCCGTCCGGCAGCCAGCGTTCGAGCACCTTGACGATATGCCCCACGTTGCGCGTCGCGGCGGGCGCCTCGCGGCGCGCCTCGGTGCCGAGATCTTCCATCGTGTAAGGCGGCAGTGAGGGCTCGGTCATCCGCGCATTTTCAGGCCGGCCATTGCCCGCGCGCGCCGTTCGCGCACGACCATCCAGATGAACAGGCCGAGCGGCCCGGCCATGAGCGTGAGGAACAGGATCGGCGCCTGCACCCAGCGATTGACCAGCTTGTGGTCGGCATCCTTGGCGATCCACTGGCCGACGAACAGGTCGAAGGCGAGATAATGGATCCATCCGAGGGTGACGCCTGCGTCACTGGCAAACAGGCATCTCACCCCCTCGATTGTCCCCAGGGACGCCCAATCGATCCCGCCTGGCGAGAACATCA harbors:
- a CDS encoding DUF938 domain-containing protein, whose translation is MTEPSLPPYTMEDLGTEARREAPAATRNVGHIVKVLERWLPDGGLVLETSSGTGQHARAFAEHFPQLDWQPSDMDPAALASIAAWREGGPDNLLPPVEIDTGMADWPVGEADAMLSINMAHIAPWGATLGLLDGAARLLAPGAPLIFYGPWLAEDVETAPSNLAFDESLRGRDRAWGLRKVETLAVAAGKRGLELAERVAMPANNFMLRLIRRA
- a CDS encoding PilZ domain-containing protein; amino-acid sequence: MDESNAPQNRKSPRSSFYMKAALECGGRQKEVRLRNLSAEGALVEADKLPVEGCRVLFRREGLSVPGRVAWSANGRAGIAFAQALEPEVVLRHVPAPKMRAQSAAKRPPVRTSQLSDGERKFAQEWLFGGPGAQIED
- a CDS encoding glycosyltransferase family 39 protein, yielding MIDIVRRMTPARARAHPHALLFVLLMASLPLIALLSPIDHDETQYLAAAELVAGGMSPFRDFLYLQTPYQLYVLAPLFGDPEWHGLLAARLFSGLMGAGVIALVYGALREGGVARHHAMMAAGAIWFCHAFLFGVTLVRNDALPALLLAFAFFVAMGAVDPAQPGRRYKWLLAGLAIGAATGTKISYAVMAGAFAAFPLLAAIFGVMGKRRAVATTLVTSAGVVLALVPMLWIRETAPTAFDYGNFHYHAEAPFLWYEANGRAHRLTLGMKAIDGLLTLVRGPALLALVLYTLLRLRSLKAREAQIPALLLTDLAILAGLVATLAPTPIHRQYAIPLLPPLFVGLGLAWARDRGAFVDKHWLKPAVGLFLAIGLVQPVYNLGGAALDKPTPTVVAEEGRALAALLGAEGIEGEVATLSPETVVGSGLALDPMFATGPFAYRTGDMIDAADRDAVGFVSPSTITDYLEESRPAAIVTGYEASHTVDRIGLEVPIEGFAREAGYRRVESGIGGATFWLRPAD
- a CDS encoding PilZ domain-containing protein translates to MSDQMMETTLYSLDEETPSADRLDQRDGERHLTLYRVGSVMLGDRRELCLIKNISAGGMMIRAYCRIAEGDALTVELKNGEPVSGKAIWTKGQNVGVQFDEKIDILSILSTSMEGPRPRMPRIEVSCPVSLYVDSHPIPAQVEDISQGGVKVAVRQPLPRGEKDLGVALPGMAPIRASVRWQSDESAGITFNTLMPLGDLVAWLERQRAPISKAS
- a CDS encoding ABA4-like family protein, with amino-acid sequence MDWETLFSIVVTGVFVPWIVLIAGPRGPKTHALIFYLGIGLLALAYSVVILVMMFSPGGIDWASLGTIEGVRCLFASDAGVTLGWIHYLAFDLFVGQWIAKDADHKLVNRWVQAPILFLTLMAGPLGLFIWMVVRERRARAMAGLKMRG